The genomic stretch CGGTGCAGGGATTCGCGTATCGAAACGGAGCGCATCTGCGGCGCAATACGTTCTCCAAAGTTCGGCCCACGTCTCTTACGCAATGAAGATGCTATGAGCATTACACCAAACGCGAAGAAAAGCCCGAAGATAATAGCAAAGTTCATGCAAAAACCCTCCTTTCTTGAGGTAGCGCCCCGATACGGAGCATGATGCGGTACGCGATTACCGACAGTCCAGCACCCGCGAACATAAGAACGAAACCGGCAAAAGAGTTATAAATATTTCGAACCGCAGGCTGTGTGGCCATCAGCATCAGTACTACCCATGGAGCAACACAGGCCAACCGGGCGGCGTTGACAGTCCAAGATTGGCGTGCTTGAAGTTCTGCTCGGGTACGCGCATTTTCTCGTAAGAAATTACTCAATGTGCCCAGTAGTCGTCCCAAGTCACTGCCGCCGACTTCACGTGCTATTTTGAGTGCTTCAACGATATTATCGGCGACTGGATCAGCAACATACTCCTTGAGCCGATTCAAGGAAGCTACAAAGTCACCGGTTGCACGATAATCCGATCCAAAACGTGCAAAAGCCTCTCGAAGTTCATACGGTCCGCGGTACGAAAGCTGGATAAGAGCCTCTGGCAGCGAAAGCCCAGCACGAATAGCCGATCGTAAGTGATCAACGGCATCCGGCCAGAGCTGCCAGAGTTTACCCTCACGCACTTTCGCACGATGATTCACAACCACGCGAGGCATGATGAAACCACTGCCCGTCCCTAGAAAGGCGAAGCTCCACAGCCCGGTCAGGGCGAAAAGAAGCACTCCTGCTAAAACCCCGCTGAGGATACTCACTCCGGTAAAAGCCGAGGGAGTAATAGTGTGCATCCCAGCTTTACGAAGAGTTACCGCTATCTTCGGTTCCCGTTCAGTCTTGACGGCTCCTTGCGGCATGCTCCAGCATGACCACCATACGAGGAAAACCCCGATCCCCATTGCTAAGCCATAGATAACACCCATTAGCGTCCCGCCTTTGCTGCTGCTAATACTTGTTCGGGCCGGTGTCCGGCGCGAACCCATTTTTCGGGTGTTGGGATTTCTAAAGCTACGCACACCATTTCACCTTGTTGACGGGTAAAAAGCGGTGACATCTCAATGACGCCGTCTTCTACACGACCGCCCAGCATATAGATCTCTTCTACCTGACGATGCCCGTGAGTGTCGCGTCCACAATGAATTACGAGGTCGAAACAGCTCGCTACAGTGGGCACCACGAAGGCGGATGAGATATTGTCTCCTGCCAGCAACGGAAGAGTACAAATTTTAGTGACTGCATCCCGTGCAGAATTCGCGTGAATAGTACACATACCCGGTAAACCCGCGTTAAGAGCGATGAGCATATCGAGGGATTCCGCTTCGCGAACCTCGCCAATGAGTAGTCGATCCGGTCTCATACGCAGAGCCTCTTTGACGAGGCGGCGAAGAGCTATTGCGCCTTTACCCTCTAGATTAGGCTGTCTGCATTGCATTCCAACAACATCGCGCAGAGGAATAGAAAGCTCAAAGATTTCTTCACAGGTCACCACCCGTTCGCGCGGCGGTATGGATGCTGCCAAACAATTTAGCATTGTGGTTTTACCCGCTTGAGTAGCCCCGGACACTAAAATATTGACTCCGCTTTCGACAGCAGCATGTAAAAACGATGCGGCTCCCGCGCTCAGGGAACCAAGCTTTACGAGGTCGGGAAGACGTTTGGCGCGCACCACAAATTTACGAATGTTGAGGGAGGTGTGGGCTCTCGTAATATCGGGAATCACGGCGTGCAGACGAGATCCATCCGGTAACGAAGCATCGACGAAGGGAGATGATAAATCGACACGTCGTCCCGAAGGCTTGAGCATACGTTCCAGGAGCTGTTGAATAGCCTCATCGCTGAGGTGCAGCCCTGTCAGTTCACTCTCGCCAGCACGAGCCACAAAGATTTCATCGGGTGAATTGATCCAGATTTCTTCGACCTCTTCATCATCAAGATAAGGCTGAAGCGGGCCATATCCACAGAGATCGTTACGCAGCCGATGGATAATCTCTTCGACGTTCTCAAGAGGAGGAAGGGAAGCGCGTACCATCCGTCTTTCGTAGGCGGAAACAGTACTTCTAATGAGCCCTTCGACGGCATCCTGTGACGTGTAAGGGTCAAGGTCTCCGTCGCGAATCGCATCACGGATCTCGGCATCGAGCAGAGAATAATAATCTGGCACGACAGCAGATCTCGGGGTCTCCATTGATGTTCTCCCGGTGAAGTTTAGTGTGGTTGGTATTCTCAACGCTCTCTTAAATCAAAAATTTCGCGTTGATGTCACAATATATCCACTGGAAAACATTTACCAAAACTACATATATTTTATGCGTAATGTTCCTCGAATAATTTCTGACTCTCCTGCTAAGACTTATAGGGCTGTCAATTAATGCGTAGACGGGGTGAGGGGAGAACAACCATTATGGTTGTTCTCCCCTCACCCCGTCAAAACATACAAGAGCCTAGAGACCCTAGCCACGAATCATCTTGACCGCATCCTTGATGTCCCCGTCGAAACTTAAATTACCGTGGTCAAGTACTACACCGCGATCACATATCTGTGATACCAGGTCGAGGTCATGACTTACGACAACCAGAGTCTTGCCCGCT from Rothia dentocariosa ATCC 17931 encodes the following:
- a CDS encoding type II secretion system F family protein codes for the protein MGVIYGLAMGIGVFLVWWSCWSMPQGAVKTEREPKIAVTLRKAGMHTITPSAFTGVSILSGVLAGVLLFALTGLWSFAFLGTGSGFIMPRVVVNHRAKVREGKLWQLWPDAVDHLRSAIRAGLSLPEALIQLSYRGPYELREAFARFGSDYRATGDFVASLNRLKEYVADPVADNIVEALKIAREVGGSDLGRLLGTLSNFLRENARTRAELQARQSWTVNAARLACVAPWVVLMLMATQPAVRNIYNSFAGFVLMFAGAGLSVIAYRIMLRIGALPQERRVFA
- a CDS encoding CpaF family protein, translated to METPRSAVVPDYYSLLDAEIRDAIRDGDLDPYTSQDAVEGLIRSTVSAYERRMVRASLPPLENVEEIIHRLRNDLCGYGPLQPYLDDEEVEEIWINSPDEIFVARAGESELTGLHLSDEAIQQLLERMLKPSGRRVDLSSPFVDASLPDGSRLHAVIPDITRAHTSLNIRKFVVRAKRLPDLVKLGSLSAGAASFLHAAVESGVNILVSGATQAGKTTMLNCLAASIPPRERVVTCEEIFELSIPLRDVVGMQCRQPNLEGKGAIALRRLVKEALRMRPDRLLIGEVREAESLDMLIALNAGLPGMCTIHANSARDAVTKICTLPLLAGDNISSAFVVPTVASCFDLVIHCGRDTHGHRQVEEIYMLGGRVEDGVIEMSPLFTRQQGEMVCVALEIPTPEKWVRAGHRPEQVLAAAKAGR